The following are from one region of the Prochlorococcus marinus str. SB genome:
- a CDS encoding DUF3172 domain-containing protein, whose protein sequence is MNRSSSNRRPRRGTNRSYYPPNPKDIDSYGQRSNRLPASSEQKINFSTGTIAVLAGVLILGVGIGSAITSTTDGGQGNIASQQQLDMAVPDPEFCRQWGASAFVIDVEMYTTLNPSTSFVTQPALQPGCVIRRENWTVLQKEGAISNEDVRECKQRMNTFAYIGSIRDKPIVKCVYQTDVNENKFIIKGDGQAEDGGVGINREAIQF, encoded by the coding sequence GTGAATAGATCATCCTCAAATAGAAGGCCAAGAAGAGGCACAAATAGAAGTTATTATCCACCAAATCCAAAGGACATTGATTCGTATGGTCAAAGAAGCAATAGATTGCCTGCTTCTTCTGAGCAAAAGATCAACTTTAGTACAGGAACCATTGCCGTACTTGCTGGAGTATTAATTTTAGGAGTTGGTATCGGGAGCGCTATCACCAGTACAACTGATGGCGGGCAGGGGAATATAGCAAGTCAACAACAATTAGATATGGCTGTCCCAGATCCTGAATTTTGCAGACAATGGGGAGCTAGTGCTTTTGTAATTGATGTTGAAATGTATACGACTCTGAATCCATCTACGAGTTTTGTAACGCAACCAGCTCTTCAGCCAGGGTGTGTTATTAGAAGAGAGAATTGGACAGTGCTACAAAAAGAGGGTGCAATTAGTAATGAAGATGTAAGAGAATGTAAGCAAAGGATGAATACTTTTGCTTATATTGGTTCTATAAGAGATAAGCCAATAGTTAAGTGTGTTTATCAGACTGATGTAAATGAAAATAAATTTATAATAAAAGGTGATGGACAAGCTGAAGACGGCGGGGTAGGTATTAACAGAGAAGCAATTCAGTTTTGA
- the ndhM gene encoding NAD(P)H-quinone oxidoreductase subunit M has protein sequence MEKMLLKSTTRHVRIFTAEVVDEELKFHPKKLTLDLDPDNEFIWNEDSLNKINEKFKELIKERAGKDLDDYELRKIGSEIEGLIKFLLQNGQLSYNPDCRVMNYSMGLPKTNEVL, from the coding sequence ATGGAAAAAATGCTTTTAAAATCGACTACTAGGCATGTAAGAATTTTTACTGCCGAAGTGGTAGATGAGGAATTAAAGTTTCATCCCAAAAAACTAACTCTTGATTTAGATCCTGATAACGAATTTATTTGGAATGAAGATTCTCTAAACAAAATAAATGAAAAATTCAAAGAATTAATAAAAGAGAGGGCAGGAAAGGATTTAGATGATTATGAACTTCGAAAAATAGGATCAGAAATTGAAGGTTTGATTAAGTTTTTGCTTCAAAACGGTCAGCTTAGCTATAACCCTGATTGTAGAGTAATGAATTATTCAATGGGTTTACCAAAGACAAATGAAGTGCTGTGA